GTCTCACGCTCATGGGGGCATCTCCTTGAGCGCAGGACCGCCTTGACCCATCGATGACCCTACCAAGGCCGCGCGACGAATGCGGAGAGCCTTCCCCACCCGGACGACCCCTGGCACCTGCCCGAACCGGATGGCCTCGTAGAGCGTCTTCCGATTCACGCGCAGGAGCGCGGCGGCTTCCTCCACGGTGAGGAACTCGGGCTCGTGTGAACCCTGGGATGCGAAAGCGTTCATCGGGAGTGCTCGGTCTGCGGGCTCGGGTGAGGCTTGCTGGGATGTGAACGGGTGTCGCTCGGAGCCGAGACGCCACGCGGGGGATTGAAGGGAACGACCTTCGAGCCCTCGTGTGTGGGCGCTTCGCCGCCAGTCGCGTGCCATGGGGGAAGCCAGCCCCGCGTCTTGCTGTCTCGCTGCTCAACCCAGCCTGCCGTCTTCAGCGCGGCGAGGAAGGTTCGCTTCTGAGGTGGGTGTTTCTGCCCGACGGCTCGGCAGAACCCGACGACTGCCCCGAAGAGGACATCGTTCACGAATGCCTTGGTCTTGCCGACGATGGGCCCGGGCGGTTCATACAGGTACGGGGGGACATGAAGTGCCAGCTTCGCCCAGTCGAGCATCTGTCGATCCGAATCAGGGCTCTCGCTGAGTTCCCGAAGGAACTGCTCCGCCACAGGCTCGCTGAGCTGCTGGAGTTCGTCGCGGGAAGCGTTTGTGTGCGGCCTGCGGACTCGTTTGGTGTCCACCACGTAGCTGCCCATCTCGAAGGCGAAGGCCGCTACCTGTTCCATGAATGCCGAGGTGAAC
This portion of the Myxococcaceae bacterium JPH2 genome encodes:
- a CDS encoding helix-turn-helix domain-containing protein, whose protein sequence is MNAFASQGSHEPEFLTVEEAAALLRVNRKTLYEAIRFGQVPGVVRVGKALRIRRAALVGSSMGQGGPALKEMPP